The DNA segment AGGGCGACGTGCTGCGCGTCACCGGCACCAAGCGCCGCCTCAATGCCATCCAGCAGAAGGTGGGCACCCTGCTGCGGCCCAGCCTCGCCACGGACATCATCACCCTGGGCCTGGGGCTGTCGGCCGGTGCGCTGCTCGGCACCCTCTCCGTGTCCATGTTCGGCGTGAAGCTCAGCCTCGGCTCCGCGGTGGGTCTGCTCATCGTCAGCATCGCGCTGAGCACGCTGCGCACCCACAACCCCGCGCTCGGTGGCCCCTTCCCGGAGCCCGCGCGCGAGCTGCTGGAGGACCTGGGCCTCAACGTCTTCATCGCCATCCTCGGCATCAACTCGGGCGCGGGCGTGGCCAGCGCCATCGCGGGCGGCACCATCGGGCCGGTCCTCATCGTCGGGCTGGTGTCCATGCTGGTGCCCACGTTCATCTGCTGGGCCATTGGGCAGTACTGGATGAAGATGAATACGGCCGTCCTCATGGGCGCCATCGCCGGGGCCCGCTGCAACAGCGCCGGCATGCGCGCCTCGCAGGAGGCCACGGGCAGCATCGTCCCGGCCATTGGCTATCCGGTGACCTTCGCGGTCTCGAACCTGGTCCTCACGCTGATTGCCTACGTGTTCGCGTTGATGGGCTGAGCCACGGCGCTCCGCCCACGCACTTGCATTCCACTCGCACCGAGGTCGCCCACCATGACGACGCCCCTGACGCACACGCCCCTCAAGGCCCGGCTGCTCTCCGCGCTCGCCGACCCGCAGCAGACGCGCTTGGACCTGTGGAACCGCATCCGTGAGGAGGCCGTCCGCCTCGCGGCGCGACAGGCCGCGGGAGAAGACATGTCGCGGCTGCGCGGCGAGCTGCTCGCGCAGTTCAACCTGCTGCGTCCCCTGGAGCGGCTGTGGACGTTCCCGGGTCCGCGCCTGCTCGCGCGGCTGGAGGAGCGCGCGCAGCATGGCGACTTCGATCTGCTCGCCGCCGACATCCGCGAGACGGTGCGACTGCTCAGCCGCTACGAGGACCGCGCGTGCCTGCTGGGTGACAACCTCCAGACCGCGCGCCGCGAGGAGGAGCGCATCTTTGGCCCTGGGGCGCCCCACTACTTCACCGTGATGGTGGTGGACACGCTCTCGCCCGAAGCGATCGAAGAGCTGCGCCGCGAGCTGCGAGAGGCCCAGCGCGGCGAGCGCGAGTTCGTCTATCAACTCCTGCCCGTGCACAGCCTGGAGGACGCCCTCCTCGCCGCCCTCTTCAATCCCGACATCCAGGCGTGCGTCCTGCGCCATGACTTCCCCCTGGCGTCCAGCCAGCCGCTGGAAGTGCTGCGCGAGGCGATGGAGGAGATCCGCCAGGAGGTGCGTGCCGCCACCCGCCCACGCGGCTACGTGCTGGCGGAGCTGCTGCGGCGCTACATGCCGAACCTGGACCTCTATCTGCTCACCGACGAGTCGCTGGCCGAGCGCGACGCGCCCACCGAGCGACTGTTCCGCCGCGTCTTCTACCGCTACGAGTCCTCCAATGAGCTGCACGCCACGCTGGTGGATGGCGTGCGCGACCGCTACGAGACGCCCTTCTTCGACGCGCTCCGCCACTACGCGTCCCGGCCCATCGGCAACTTCCACGCCCTGCCCGTTGCTCGCGGCCACTCGGTCTTCAACTCCAAGTGGATCCGCGACATGGGCGACTTCTACGGGCCCAACATCTTCATGGCCGAGTCCAGCTCGACCAGCGGCGGCCTGGACTCCCTGCTGGAACCCACGGGCGCCATCAAGCATGCCCAGGAGAAGGCGGCCCGCGCGTTCGGCGCGCAGCGAAGCTGGTTCGTGACCAACGGCACCTCGACCTCGAACAAGATCGTCCTGCAGGCGCTCACCAAGCCGGGCGACATCGTCCTCATCGATCGCAACTGCCACAAGTCGCACCACTACGGGCTCGCGCTGGTGGGCGCCCATCCCGTCTACCTGGATGCCTATCCGCTCCAGCCCTTCGCCATCTATGGCGCGGTGCCGCTGCGCACCCTCAAGGAAAAGCTCCTGGAGCTGAAGCGCGCCGGGCGCCTGGACGCGGTGAAGATGGTGCTGCTCACCAACTGCACCTTCGACGGCGTCACCTACCATCCGCTCCATGTGATGGAGGAGGTGCTGGCGATCAAACCGGACGTCTGCTTCCTGTGGGACGAGGCCTGGTATGGCTTCGCCGGCTTCATGCCCCTGTCGCGCCTGCGCACCGCGATGTTCGCCGCCCAGGAGCTGTCACGCCGATTGTCGAGCCGCGAGTACCGCGAGGAGTACGCCGCCTGGAAGGCGCGCATGCCCGCGCTGGAGGGCAATGAGTCCGCCTGGCTGAGTCAGCGGCTCATGCCCGACCCCGACAAGGCCCGGGTGCGCGTCTACGCCACGCAGTCCACGCACAAGTCCCTCTCCGCGTTCCGGCAGGGGTCGATGATCCACGCGTGGGATCAGGACTTCGAGCGCCGCGCCGCCGAGCCCTTCGAGGAGGCGTACTTCACGCACACCAGCACGTCTCCCAACTACCAGCTCGTCGCGTCGCTGGACCTCGCGCGCCGGCAGGTGGAGCTGGAGGGCTACGGCATGGTGAAGCGCGTGTACCAGCTCGCGCTGCGCTGCCGGGAGCGTGTGCATGACGACCCACTGCTCAAGCGCTACTACCGCTTCCTGGATCCCGAGGACCTGGTGCCTGCAGCCTTCCGTCGCTCGGGGCTCGCGAGCTTCCGCGATCGCTCGGGCTCGGCCGACCACCTGCGCTCGGTGACCCAGGCCTGGGGCCATGACGAGTTCGTGCTCGACCCCACGCGCATGACGCTCTTCCTGGGTAATGCCGGCATCGGCGGCACGGAGTTCCGCACGCGCGTCCTGATGAACCGGCTGGGCATCCAGGTCAACAAGACGTCCATCAACAGCGTGCTGTTCATCGCGACCATCGGCGCCACCTGGGGCTCCCTGTCGTTCCTCATGGACGGCCTGCGCGACTACGCGGAGCACCTGGACCGCGAGCTGGCGGGCGCGAGCGCCGCGGAGCGCCGGCTGCACGAAAGCCGCGTCGGCGCGCTCACCACGGGCCTGCCGCCGCTGCCGGACTTCAGCGCCTTCCACGAGGCCTTCCGGCCGTACCCTGGCAGCCCCGAGGGAGAGATGCGGGGCGCGTTCTTCCTCGCCTACGGCGAAGAGAACCGGGAGCACATTCCGCTGGCCCAGGCCCTGGATGCGGTGGAGTCCGGACGCGAGCTGGTCTCCACCAGC comes from the Myxococcaceae bacterium JPH2 genome and includes:
- a CDS encoding aminotransferase class I/II-fold pyridoxal phosphate-dependent enzyme, which produces MTTPLTHTPLKARLLSALADPQQTRLDLWNRIREEAVRLAARQAAGEDMSRLRGELLAQFNLLRPLERLWTFPGPRLLARLEERAQHGDFDLLAADIRETVRLLSRYEDRACLLGDNLQTARREEERIFGPGAPHYFTVMVVDTLSPEAIEELRRELREAQRGEREFVYQLLPVHSLEDALLAALFNPDIQACVLRHDFPLASSQPLEVLREAMEEIRQEVRAATRPRGYVLAELLRRYMPNLDLYLLTDESLAERDAPTERLFRRVFYRYESSNELHATLVDGVRDRYETPFFDALRHYASRPIGNFHALPVARGHSVFNSKWIRDMGDFYGPNIFMAESSSTSGGLDSLLEPTGAIKHAQEKAARAFGAQRSWFVTNGTSTSNKIVLQALTKPGDIVLIDRNCHKSHHYGLALVGAHPVYLDAYPLQPFAIYGAVPLRTLKEKLLELKRAGRLDAVKMVLLTNCTFDGVTYHPLHVMEEVLAIKPDVCFLWDEAWYGFAGFMPLSRLRTAMFAAQELSRRLSSREYREEYAAWKARMPALEGNESAWLSQRLMPDPDKARVRVYATQSTHKSLSAFRQGSMIHAWDQDFERRAAEPFEEAYFTHTSTSPNYQLVASLDLARRQVELEGYGMVKRVYQLALRCRERVHDDPLLKRYYRFLDPEDLVPAAFRRSGLASFRDRSGSADHLRSVTQAWGHDEFVLDPTRMTLFLGNAGIGGTEFRTRVLMNRLGIQVNKTSINSVLFIATIGATWGSLSFLMDGLRDYAEHLDRELAGASAAERRLHESRVGALTTGLPPLPDFSAFHEAFRPYPGSPEGEMRGAFFLAYGEENREHIPLAQALDAVESGRELVSTSLVVPYPPGFPILVPGQVISPQILDFMLKLDVKEVHGYRADLGLSVFTDRALADYAGKQGRALVARGRRAAEAGAPLPH